A window of the Lactobacillus amylovorus DSM 20531 genome harbors these coding sequences:
- a CDS encoding DUF1129 domain-containing protein — protein MAEKEQEKNNSNINAEKQEKLKKQSEVDAKDEELKNEDPKTLRQKLSNKNQDYVFRLEKELQRQGSLSHEEAVAMTDGLLSEIVIAQRHGQPANGLYLASPKIKAEEMLHPEQKTVETPFWQRAVDGALLYLAIFVGLFGVIALFETKQHQNSQMGILTLASVGILMGVFMVKYNDWVMPKNGQRIGLPKLLLSGLGIAVALFVWIWILSLPAIRVINPVLPGAVDIVIAAIAYGARYLFRQHYHITGSSFASRPQRK, from the coding sequence ATGGCTGAAAAAGAGCAAGAAAAGAATAATTCAAATATTAACGCTGAAAAACAAGAAAAATTAAAGAAGCAGTCTGAAGTTGATGCTAAAGACGAAGAGTTGAAAAATGAAGACCCTAAGACTTTGCGTCAAAAGTTAAGTAACAAGAACCAAGACTACGTTTTCCGTTTGGAAAAGGAACTACAACGTCAAGGTTCACTTTCACATGAAGAAGCAGTCGCCATGACTGATGGTTTGCTTAGTGAAATCGTGATTGCACAACGTCATGGTCAACCTGCTAATGGTCTTTACTTAGCTTCACCAAAGATCAAGGCTGAAGAAATGCTTCACCCAGAACAAAAAACAGTAGAAACTCCATTCTGGCAACGTGCCGTTGATGGTGCACTTCTCTACTTAGCAATCTTCGTTGGTTTATTTGGTGTCATTGCCTTGTTTGAAACAAAGCAACATCAAAACTCACAAATGGGTATTTTGACTTTAGCCAGTGTAGGTATCTTGATGGGTGTCTTCATGGTTAAGTACAACGATTGGGTAATGCCAAAGAACGGCCAACGAATCGGTTTGCCAAAATTGCTGTTAAGTGGTTTAGGAATTGCTGTCGCATTGTTCGTTTGGATTTGGATCTTATCATTGCCAGCAATTCGTGTAATCAACCCAGTATTGCCAGGTGCTGTCGACATCGTAATCGCCGCAATTGCCTACGGTGCCCGTTACTTATTTAGACAACACTACCACATCACTGGTTCTTCATTTGCGTCTCGTCCACAACGCAAATAA
- a CDS encoding ABC transporter ATP-binding protein, which produces MVKTLSQSIRQYKKLSLLSPVFVIGEVIIEMLIPYLVGILIDNGIMKGNMAYISKLGLILFVLTIISLALGASASYVSAHAAAGFAANLRKDMFYHMQDYSFENIDHFSSASLVTRLTTDVNNVQLAYQMLIRIAVRAPMMFIVSIIMSVIISPRLSLIFLVLGPIFAIALGLIIRSAYPYFPKIFRGYDRMNQVVRENVRGIREVKTYVQEKPQIEEFEKSSGLIYKLFATAQKIMSLNALVVAAVLNISTLAICWFGAREIVGGSLQTGQLISMFTYSNSVLFSLNILAMITTQLVISGASGRRIASVITEEPTIENPKKPLKRLTNGEVIFDHVSFKYEPADKTDALDDINLRIHPGETIGIIGETGSSKSTLVSMIPRLYDVTSGAVRVAGHNVKSYDLKTLRDNVAMVLQKNVLFTGTVKDNLKWGNENATDEQVVAAAKIAHADDFIREMPDGYDTMIEQGGNNVSGGQKQRITIARALLKNPKILILDDSTSAVDTSTEREIRTSLAKDMPDTTKIIISQRIVSIKDADRIIVMNHGKIQDIGTHEELMKTNELYSSIAKFQEEQGK; this is translated from the coding sequence ATGGTCAAAACATTGAGCCAATCGATTCGACAATACAAAAAATTGTCATTGCTCTCGCCAGTCTTTGTTATTGGTGAAGTTATTATCGAAATGCTGATTCCATATTTAGTTGGTATTTTGATCGATAACGGAATTATGAAGGGCAACATGGCCTACATTAGTAAGCTAGGCTTGATTTTGTTTGTATTGACAATTATTTCATTAGCATTAGGTGCAAGTGCCAGTTATGTTTCTGCCCATGCAGCTGCTGGTTTCGCGGCTAACTTGCGTAAGGACATGTTCTATCACATGCAGGATTATTCATTCGAAAACATCGATCACTTTTCAAGTGCCAGTTTGGTTACGCGTTTGACAACTGACGTTAACAACGTGCAATTGGCTTACCAAATGTTGATCAGAATCGCTGTTAGAGCGCCAATGATGTTCATCGTTTCAATTATCATGTCTGTGATTATCAGTCCACGCTTGTCACTTATTTTCTTAGTATTAGGACCAATTTTTGCAATTGCCTTAGGCTTAATTATTAGATCGGCTTACCCATATTTCCCTAAGATTTTTAGAGGATATGATCGCATGAACCAAGTGGTTCGTGAAAATGTACGTGGTATTCGTGAAGTTAAGACTTACGTTCAAGAAAAGCCCCAAATCGAAGAATTTGAGAAGTCATCAGGCCTTATTTACAAATTATTCGCAACTGCTCAAAAGATTATGTCTTTAAACGCTTTAGTAGTTGCAGCCGTTTTGAATATTTCAACTTTGGCAATTTGCTGGTTTGGTGCTAGAGAAATTGTTGGCGGTAGCTTACAAACTGGTCAACTTATTTCAATGTTTACGTACTCAAACTCAGTTTTATTCAGTTTGAACATTTTGGCTATGATTACCACCCAGTTGGTTATTTCAGGTGCTAGTGGTCGTCGTATCGCTTCTGTAATCACTGAAGAACCAACTATTGAAAATCCTAAGAAGCCACTTAAGCGTTTGACTAACGGTGAAGTTATTTTCGACCACGTTAGCTTTAAGTATGAACCAGCTGATAAAACTGATGCTCTTGATGATATCAACTTGCGGATCCATCCAGGTGAAACGATTGGGATCATCGGTGAAACGGGTTCATCTAAATCAACCTTGGTTTCAATGATTCCACGTCTTTATGATGTAACGTCTGGTGCCGTCCGCGTTGCGGGGCATAACGTTAAGTCATACGACTTAAAGACCTTGCGTGACAACGTTGCGATGGTCTTACAAAAGAACGTTTTGTTCACCGGTACGGTTAAGGACAACTTGAAGTGGGGTAACGAAAACGCCACTGACGAACAAGTTGTTGCGGCAGCTAAGATTGCGCATGCCGATGACTTTATTCGTGAAATGCCAGATGGCTACGATACAATGATCGAACAAGGTGGTAACAACGTTTCAGGTGGGCAAAAGCAAAGAATTACTATTGCCAGAGCCTTGTTGAAGAACCCTAAGATCTTGATCTTGGATGACTCTACTTCAGCCGTTGATACTAGCACGGAACGTGAAATTAGAACGTCACTTGCTAAAGATATGCCAGATACGACCAAGATCATCATTTCTCAGAGAATTGTCTCAATTAAAGACGCCGATCGGATCATCGTTATGAACCACGGTAAGATTCAAGATATTGGAACGCATGAAGAATTGATGAAGACTAACGAGCTTTACAGTTCAATCGCTAAGTTCCAAGAAGAACAAGGAAAGTAG
- the ychF gene encoding redox-regulated ATPase YchF — MSLTAGIVGLPNVGKSTLFNAITKAGAEMANYPFATIEPNVGMVEVPDERLARIQELIPAKKIVHTTFEFTDIAGLVKGASKGEGLGNKFLENIRQTDAIVHVVRAFDDDNITSVTGKVDPEEDINTINLELAIADLDAVNKRIGKVKKVAQQGDKEAKAEMAVLEKLKPVLEEGNAARSIDFNKDEQKIVKGLFLLTAKPVIYVANIAESSMADPESDKYFQIVKKHAEKEHAEALGISASAEEQIAGLDGDEKKEMLEMEGVKEPGLDRLIRAAYHILGLRTFFTAGGPETRAWTFHEGMKAPQVAGIIHSDFERGFIRAEVVSFDDLDKLETMQKVKEAGKLRLEGKDYVVQDGDIIEFRFNV; from the coding sequence ATGTCATTAACTGCTGGTATCGTTGGTTTACCAAACGTTGGTAAGTCAACTTTGTTTAATGCGATTACTAAGGCTGGTGCAGAAATGGCTAACTACCCATTTGCCACCATTGAACCAAATGTCGGAATGGTTGAAGTTCCTGATGAACGTTTAGCTAGAATCCAAGAATTGATTCCTGCTAAGAAGATTGTTCACACTACTTTTGAATTTACTGATATTGCCGGTTTGGTAAAGGGTGCTTCAAAGGGTGAAGGTCTTGGTAACAAGTTCCTTGAAAACATTCGTCAAACTGATGCGATTGTTCACGTAGTACGTGCTTTCGATGACGACAACATTACTTCAGTTACTGGTAAAGTTGATCCAGAAGAAGATATCAACACTATCAACTTGGAACTTGCCATCGCTGACCTTGATGCTGTTAATAAGCGTATCGGCAAGGTAAAGAAGGTTGCTCAACAAGGCGATAAGGAAGCTAAGGCTGAAATGGCTGTACTTGAAAAGCTTAAGCCAGTTCTTGAAGAAGGTAACGCTGCTCGTTCAATCGATTTTAACAAGGATGAACAAAAGATTGTTAAGGGCTTGTTCCTTTTGACTGCTAAGCCAGTTATTTACGTTGCTAACATTGCTGAAAGCTCAATGGCTGATCCAGAAAGCGACAAGTACTTCCAAATCGTTAAGAAGCACGCTGAAAAGGAACATGCTGAAGCTTTGGGTATTTCTGCATCTGCCGAAGAACAAATTGCTGGTCTTGACGGCGATGAAAAGAAGGAAATGCTTGAAATGGAAGGCGTTAAGGAACCAGGTTTGGACCGTTTGATTCGTGCCGCTTACCACATTTTAGGCCTTAGAACTTTCTTCACTGCTGGTGGTCCTGAAACTCGTGCTTGGACTTTCCACGAAGGTATGAAGGCTCCTCAAGTTGCTGGTATTATTCACTCAGACTTTGAACGTGGTTTCATTCGTGCCGAAGTTGTTTCATTCGATGACTTAGACAAGCTTGAAACTATGCAAAAGGTTAAGGAAGCAGGTAAGCTTCGTCTTGAAGGTAAGGACTACGTGGTTCAAGACGGTGACATTATCGAATTCAGATTTAACGTCTAG
- a CDS encoding DUF951 domain-containing protein, giving the protein MTKDIAYNLADTVQMKKPHACQVNDWEILRMGADIKLKCMGCGHMVMMPRSEFNRKLKKVLTKANDPVNAKKEQYVPKDRIARPNFR; this is encoded by the coding sequence ATGACTAAAGATATCGCTTATAATTTAGCTGATACAGTTCAAATGAAAAAGCCCCATGCATGCCAAGTAAATGACTGGGAAATTTTGCGTATGGGTGCTGATATTAAGCTGAAGTGTATGGGATGCGGTCACATGGTTATGATGCCACGTAGCGAATTTAACCGGAAGCTGAAAAAGGTTCTAACTAAGGCTAATGATCCGGTTAATGCAAAAAAAGAGCAATATGTGCCAAAAGATCGTATCGCTCGCCCAAATTTTAGATAA